The following are encoded in a window of Flavobacterium psychrotrophum genomic DNA:
- a CDS encoding GNAT family N-acetyltransferase → MHTIRTATINDLPAIQAIMNYNILHSTAIYDYDVKTGTEIEQWFTDKQNGKWPVFIAEEKGAILGYATYGTFRFKAGFNPTVEHSVYVDEAAHGKGIGKLLLSHLIETARSSGYHCMVGCIDASNGSSIAFHKKFGFTEAGVLKEVAYKFNRWLDLAFMQLILQ, encoded by the coding sequence ATGCACACCATTCGCACTGCTACAATAAACGACCTGCCTGCCATACAAGCTATTATGAACTATAATATTTTGCACAGTACAGCAATATATGATTATGATGTTAAAACTGGCACAGAAATTGAGCAGTGGTTTACCGATAAGCAAAACGGCAAGTGGCCCGTTTTTATCGCCGAAGAAAAAGGTGCTATTTTAGGTTATGCTACGTATGGCACATTCCGTTTTAAGGCGGGTTTTAACCCTACTGTAGAACATTCGGTTTATGTTGATGAGGCCGCCCACGGCAAAGGCATTGGCAAACTATTGCTTAGCCACCTTATTGAAACAGCACGCAGCAGCGGCTACCACTGTATGGTGGGCTGCATAGATGCCAGCAACGGAAGCAGCATTGCTTTTCATAAAAAGTTTGGCTTTACAGAGGCCGGAGTTTTAAAAGAAGTGGCATATAAATTTAACCGCTGGCTCGACTTAGCATTCATGCAGCTCATACTGCAATAA
- a CDS encoding TolC family protein, translated as MRLNNRIYNYMAIAAVGLSFTACKLPETVTKAENNATPAAYANGSTQDTPSAATIKWKQYFTDQNLVTLIDTALANNQELNITLQEIRVAQNEVRARKGEYLPFLGVRAGADATKVSRNTNIGALEHNIDIVPGKENPEPLQNYMIGAYANWEIDVWGKLHNAKKAAVNRYLSTVEGKNFMVTNLIGEIADSYYELLALDNQLAIVQQNIQIQTNALEIVKLQKEATRVTELAVKRFQAQVLNTQSLQYDIQQKIVETENRINYLVGRFPQHVARNTQPFLDITPNAVQAGLPSQLLANRPDIKQAEFDLAAAKLDVKVAKARFYPQLGISGGIGYQAFNTSYITKPESLIYNLAGDLMAPLINRNAIKATYYSANAKQIQAVYNYEQKILNGYIEVANQLSKISNLQKSYDLKSQEVEALTQSVNISQDLFTSARADYMEVLMTQRDALESRFDLIETKMQQMSAMVNVYRALGGGWN; from the coding sequence ATGAGGCTTAACAACAGAATATATAACTATATGGCAATTGCGGCCGTGGGACTTAGTTTCACGGCGTGCAAACTGCCCGAAACCGTAACAAAGGCAGAGAATAACGCTACTCCTGCCGCTTATGCAAACGGATCTACGCAGGATACACCAAGTGCTGCTACCATAAAATGGAAGCAGTATTTTACAGACCAGAACCTTGTCACCCTTATAGATACTGCCCTTGCCAATAATCAGGAACTGAACATTACACTTCAGGAAATAAGAGTAGCCCAAAACGAAGTAAGGGCACGCAAAGGGGAATACCTTCCGTTTCTTGGCGTTCGCGCCGGTGCCGATGCTACAAAGGTTTCGCGCAATACTAACATTGGTGCGCTGGAGCATAACATAGACATTGTGCCGGGCAAAGAAAACCCTGAGCCTCTTCAAAACTATATGATCGGGGCTTATGCCAACTGGGAAATAGACGTTTGGGGCAAACTGCACAATGCTAAAAAAGCTGCCGTAAACCGCTACCTTAGTACTGTTGAGGGTAAAAACTTTATGGTTACTAACCTGATTGGTGAAATAGCAGATTCATACTACGAGCTGCTTGCACTTGACAACCAGCTTGCCATTGTACAGCAAAACATACAAATACAAACTAACGCGCTGGAAATTGTGAAGCTGCAAAAAGAGGCTACACGTGTTACCGAGCTTGCCGTTAAGCGTTTCCAGGCACAGGTGCTTAATACACAAAGCCTGCAATACGATATACAGCAAAAGATAGTGGAGACAGAAAACAGGATCAACTACCTGGTAGGCCGTTTCCCTCAGCATGTAGCACGCAATACACAGCCGTTTCTTGATATTACACCAAATGCAGTACAGGCAGGTTTACCATCGCAACTACTGGCTAACCGCCCTGATATTAAACAGGCTGAGTTTGACCTTGCCGCTGCAAAACTTGATGTTAAGGTTGCCAAAGCGCGTTTTTACCCGCAACTGGGTATTTCGGGCGGTATTGGCTACCAGGCATTCAACACAAGTTACATTACAAAGCCGGAGTCGCTTATCTATAACTTAGCGGGCGACCTTATGGCACCGCTTATCAACAGGAATGCTATAAAAGCAACGTATTATTCGGCGAATGCCAAACAAATACAGGCTGTTTATAATTATGAACAGAAAATACTGAATGGTTACATAGAAGTAGCCAACCAGCTTTCTAAAATAAGCAACCTGCAAAAAAGCTACGACCTGAAATCGCAGGAAGTAGAGGCACTTACCCAGTCTGTAAACATTTCTCAGGACTTGTTTACCTCTGCAAGGGCTGACTATATGGAAGTACTGATGACACAGCGCGACGCGCTGGAGTCGAGGTTTGACCTTATTGAAACCAAAATGCAGCAAATGAGCGCTATGGTAAATGTATACCGTGCGCTTGGTGGAGGCTGGAACTAA
- a CDS encoding DUF1634 domain-containing protein, with protein sequence MTQEKFGEKDFQSIVGNLLRYGVWTSLSVAAIGGIIYLMHHGNDTVNYAHFIENDRNIFTVISNVLSGSLEGNGASIIFLGIILLFLTPVVRVILSLFSFLLEKDYLYTVITLIVVAIIITSITLGFSH encoded by the coding sequence ATGACACAGGAAAAATTTGGAGAAAAAGACTTTCAGTCCATAGTTGGTAACTTATTGCGTTATGGTGTGTGGACATCATTGTCTGTAGCGGCAATAGGTGGTATTATATATTTAATGCATCATGGTAATGATACCGTTAATTATGCTCATTTTATAGAAAACGACCGTAACATATTTACCGTTATAAGTAATGTGCTTAGCGGAAGCCTTGAAGGCAATGGTGCATCAATCATCTTTTTAGGTATCATATTGCTGTTCTTAACACCTGTGGTACGGGTAATACTATCACTTTTCTCTTTTTTATTGGAGAAAGATTATCTCTATACCGTAATTACCCTTATTGTGGTAGCCATTATCATTACCAGTATTACACTTGGTTTTTCACATTAA
- a CDS encoding sulfite exporter TauE/SafE family protein produces MTVLTFTLIMLLGAFLAGFIGSLSGLGGGIIIIPLLTVVLGVDIHYAIGAALVSVIATSSGSAAAYVKEGITNMRLGIFLEIATTIGAVGGALLSAVAPTSFIAVLFGLTLIFSAINSLRKKEEHVVLQSSPLAEKLKLNGTYPAHDGTVIRYGTKNVIGGFSMMGLAGMMSGLLGIGSGAFKVIAMDNIMRIPFKVSTTTSNFMMGVTAMASSVIYVQKGYIEPGICMPVVIGVLFGAMAGAKILVKTNPKKLRVFFACLIFFLAINMIYNGLNGKI; encoded by the coding sequence ATGACAGTACTTACATTTACGCTGATAATGCTGCTTGGGGCTTTCCTGGCAGGCTTTATTGGTTCGTTATCAGGCCTTGGCGGAGGCATTATCATCATACCGCTGCTCACAGTAGTTTTAGGGGTAGACATACATTATGCCATAGGTGCGGCACTGGTTTCGGTCATTGCCACCTCTTCGGGATCGGCAGCGGCTTATGTAAAAGAAGGTATTACCAATATGCGCCTGGGGATTTTTCTTGAAATTGCCACCACAATTGGGGCAGTAGGAGGGGCGTTGCTTTCGGCTGTTGCACCTACCTCTTTTATAGCGGTATTGTTTGGGCTTACACTTATTTTTTCGGCTATAAACTCGCTTCGCAAAAAGGAAGAGCATGTAGTTTTACAATCAAGCCCATTGGCTGAAAAACTAAAACTAAACGGCACTTACCCGGCACATGATGGTACGGTTATACGCTACGGAACCAAGAATGTTATTGGCGGCTTTAGCATGATGGGCCTTGCAGGCATGATGTCAGGGCTTTTGGGCATTGGCTCAGGTGCTTTTAAGGTAATCGCTATGGATAACATTATGCGCATACCGTTTAAGGTATCTACCACAACCAGTAATTTTATGATGGGTGTTACCGCAATGGCAAGTTCTGTTATATATGTACAAAAAGGCTATATAGAGCCCGGCATTTGTATGCCTGTAGTTATAGGCGTATTATTTGGCGCTATGGCAGGGGCAAAGATTTTGGTTAAGACCAATCCTAAAAAGCTGCGCGTGTTTTTTGCCTGCCTTATTTTCTTCCTGGCAATAAACATGATCTACAACGGACTTAACGGAAAAATATAA
- a CDS encoding efflux RND transporter periplasmic adaptor subunit — translation MKRILMLVSLGATLCITSCQSKKEEKEEATKFLVTNPVVKDTTTIKEYVAQIRSISHIELRAQERGYLQKIFIDEGQFVKKGQLLFQIMPNLYQAEQQKAQAEANFAEIEYKNTKRLADSKVVAPNELAMAKAKWDKAKAELALTSVHLQFTEIRAPFDGIIDRFHVRLGSLVDEGELLTELSDNSKMWVYYNVPEAEYLDYKQKVKANDKPSVSLLMANNKIFNHEGIVSTIEADFDNETGNIAFRATFPNQEGLLRHGETGNIEMKVPFKNALLIPQKATFEVLDKKYVYVIDKNNEVKSREITIAAELPHLFIISKGLSTDDKILLEGIRLVKENEKIEYKLEKPEYVLSHLELYAE, via the coding sequence ATGAAGAGAATCCTCATGTTAGTAAGCCTGGGTGCCACACTTTGCATCACAAGCTGCCAATCAAAAAAAGAAGAAAAAGAAGAAGCTACTAAATTCTTAGTTACCAACCCGGTAGTAAAAGACACTACTACTATTAAAGAGTATGTAGCGCAAATTCGTTCAATAAGCCATATCGAACTAAGGGCTCAGGAGCGCGGTTATTTGCAAAAAATATTTATAGACGAAGGCCAGTTTGTAAAAAAAGGCCAGCTATTGTTCCAGATCATGCCGAACCTTTACCAGGCAGAACAACAAAAAGCACAGGCAGAAGCAAACTTTGCCGAAATAGAATACAAAAACACCAAGAGGCTGGCAGACAGCAAGGTGGTTGCCCCTAATGAGCTTGCCATGGCAAAAGCTAAATGGGACAAAGCAAAAGCAGAACTGGCTTTAACCTCAGTTCACCTTCAGTTTACAGAGATCCGCGCACCGTTTGATGGTATCATCGACCGTTTTCATGTAAGGCTTGGTAGCCTTGTAGATGAGGGCGAGCTGCTTACAGAACTTTCTGACAACAGCAAAATGTGGGTGTACTACAATGTACCTGAGGCAGAATATCTTGACTATAAGCAAAAAGTAAAAGCTAACGATAAACCATCGGTAAGCCTGCTTATGGCAAACAACAAAATCTTTAACCACGAAGGTATTGTATCTACCATTGAGGCAGATTTTGATAACGAAACTGGTAACATTGCCTTCAGGGCTACCTTCCCTAACCAGGAAGGCCTTTTAAGGCATGGCGAAACCGGTAACATCGAAATGAAGGTACCGTTTAAAAACGCACTACTTATCCCTCAAAAAGCTACGTTTGAAGTACTTGATAAGAAATATGTGTATGTTATAGACAAGAACAACGAGGTAAAATCAAGAGAAATTACCATTGCTGCTGAGCTGCCTCACCTGTTTATCATCAGTAAAGGACTTTCTACAGATGATAAAATACTGCTTGAAGGTATACGTCTTGTAAAAGAAAACGAAAAGATAGAATACAAATTAGAGAAGCCTGAATATGTTTTATCGCATTTGGAGCTATACGCAGAGTAA
- a CDS encoding glycoside hydrolase family 130 protein: MKDIARRFPENPLLMPKDITPSNPALKVISLLNPGVFTFEGKIWLVVRVAESTAQKESVIYFPIVNEAGQTEIIEVPLNDPDLIANDARVIKYKGQDYLTTLSHLRLLCSEDGRHFYEPDGNNMLAGKGIQEQFGIEDCRVTKIEDTYYLTYTAVSDNGVGVGLRTTTDWISFKHKGMILPPHNKDCAIFEEKINGKFYALHRPSSVEIGGNYIWLAESPDGVHWGNHQCIIKSRAGLWDSTRVGAGAAPIKTKHGWLEIYHGANGANQYCLGAFLLDLNDPSKVLSRTTQPIMVPTEPYELSGFFGYVVFTNGHVVDGDALTIYYGAADEFVCGAHFSINQILSMLE; the protein is encoded by the coding sequence ATGAAAGATATTGCCAGGCGCTTCCCCGAAAATCCGCTACTCATGCCTAAAGATATTACACCAAGTAATCCGGCATTAAAGGTAATCAGCCTTTTAAATCCGGGTGTATTCACGTTTGAAGGTAAAATATGGCTGGTAGTGCGTGTGGCAGAAAGTACGGCGCAAAAAGAAAGTGTAATCTATTTCCCAATAGTAAACGAGGCAGGACAGACAGAGATTATAGAAGTACCTTTAAACGATCCCGACCTTATAGCTAATGATGCCCGTGTTATAAAATACAAAGGCCAGGATTACCTTACTACCCTATCGCACCTGCGGTTACTGTGTAGCGAAGACGGCAGGCATTTTTATGAACCGGACGGCAACAATATGTTGGCTGGCAAAGGCATACAGGAACAATTTGGCATTGAAGACTGCCGCGTTACTAAAATTGAAGATACTTATTACCTTACCTATACAGCCGTATCTGATAATGGTGTGGGCGTAGGTTTACGCACAACTACAGACTGGATTAGCTTTAAACACAAAGGGATGATACTGCCACCGCATAATAAGGACTGTGCTATTTTTGAAGAAAAAATAAACGGAAAATTTTATGCCCTGCACCGCCCCAGTAGTGTAGAGATAGGCGGCAACTATATCTGGCTGGCAGAATCGCCCGACGGCGTGCATTGGGGCAACCATCAATGTATTATTAAAAGCCGTGCGGGATTGTGGGATAGTACCCGCGTAGGCGCAGGAGCTGCTCCTATAAAAACGAAACACGGCTGGCTCGAAATTTACCATGGGGCTAATGGCGCAAATCAATATTGCCTGGGCGCTTTCCTCCTTGACCTCAACGATCCGTCAAAAGTACTTTCGCGCACCACCCAGCCCATTATGGTACCTACCGAGCCTTATGAACTCAGTGGATTTTTTGGGTATGTGGTATTTACTAACGGCCATGTCGTAGACGGCGATGCCCTTACCATATATTATGGTGCAGCCGATGAGTTTGTTTGCGGTGCACATTTCTCAATCAATCAAATACTATCGATGCTGGAGTAG
- a CDS encoding efflux RND transporter permease subunit codes for MFSKFIHRPVFAIVISIMIVFMGTLAITQLPTSQFPDIAPTTVNIFIAYPGASADVLVKSTLITLENSINGVQDMRYMATDATSAGEATLRIIFEPGTDPNQAVIRVKTRVDQVMPLLPDLVQREGVVITPIQPSMLMYVNLYAKDKSMDEKFLYNYANVKMIPEINRIKGVARTQILGSRTYAMRIWLNPDRMRAYKVSVDEVMDALGQQSIVGRPGRIGQSSGISAQSLEYVLTYKGRFSEPEEYENVIIRANADGEAIRLKDIGKAELGSEFFDIYSNLDGHPSASIVLRQNYGSNASDVIAKVKSTLEDMKKSFPPGLDYKISYDVSKFLDASIEQVIDTLRDAFILVALVVFIFLGDWRSTLIPILAVPVSLVGAFFVIQFFGITINMVTLFALVLAIGIVVDDAIVVVEAVHAKFEEFPHISPYLAVKKVLGEISGAIIAITAVMVSVFLPISFMSGPVGTFYRQFSITMASSIVISAIIALTLTPVLCAMLLKNHHGHEKKKNILTKGLDRFNKSFDKLTGRYEKLLKVIVNRRVVTFGVLLAFCAGTFYVNKILPSGFIPSEDQGTIYAIIQTPPGSTLETTNQVSQRLQKICEEIPGVESVTSLAGYEIMTEGRGSNAGTCLINLKPWDERDKKVTEIMEELEEKSKNLGAKVEFFEPPAIPGFGSSGGFSMRLLDKNTTTDYQEFDKIQKDFMDQLGKRKELSGLFSFFAANYPQYELIIDNNLAMQKGVSIGKAMENLDILIGSTYEQGFIKFDRFFKVYVQSDPKFRKLPTDILNLYVKNDHGEMVPYSAFMKMKKTQGPNEITRYNMYNSAAIQGLPAKGYTTADAIAAVKEVAVKTLPKGYDIAWEGLSFDEANRGNESIYIFMIVLAFVYFVLAAQYESFIIPLAVILSLPVGVFGSFLLLQLMGLENDIYAQIGLIMLVGLLGKNAVLIVEFAVLKHHQGSTILEAAIEGAKVRFRPILMTSFAFIAGLIPLMLASGAGAIGNRTLGSAALGGMLFGTIFGVIIVPGLYYIFGSIANGRKLIQFEDDSSLSEELVHQIDNFSNTEDNEA; via the coding sequence ATGTTTAGTAAATTCATACACAGGCCTGTTTTTGCGATTGTAATTTCGATTATGATCGTGTTTATGGGTACGTTGGCAATCACACAGTTGCCTACGTCGCAGTTTCCTGATATTGCGCCTACAACAGTAAATATATTCATTGCATATCCCGGTGCAAGTGCCGATGTGCTTGTTAAGTCTACACTTATTACACTGGAGAACTCTATCAACGGTGTTCAGGATATGCGATACATGGCTACCGATGCCACCAGTGCCGGTGAAGCCACATTAAGGATAATCTTTGAACCGGGTACCGACCCTAACCAGGCGGTAATCAGGGTAAAGACCAGGGTAGACCAGGTTATGCCACTACTACCCGATCTTGTACAGCGTGAAGGGGTGGTTATTACCCCTATACAGCCGAGTATGCTTATGTATGTCAATCTTTACGCTAAAGATAAGAGCATGGATGAGAAATTCCTGTACAACTACGCTAACGTAAAAATGATACCTGAAATAAACAGGATCAAAGGTGTGGCAAGGACTCAGATATTGGGTAGCCGTACTTATGCAATGCGTATCTGGCTAAACCCAGACCGTATGCGTGCTTACAAAGTATCTGTAGACGAAGTTATGGATGCCCTTGGCCAGCAGAGTATTGTGGGCCGTCCGGGCCGTATAGGCCAGAGTTCCGGTATATCGGCACAATCATTAGAATACGTACTTACTTATAAAGGCAGGTTTAGCGAGCCGGAAGAATATGAAAATGTAATTATCCGTGCCAACGCCGATGGTGAGGCCATACGCCTTAAAGACATTGGTAAAGCCGAGCTGGGATCAGAATTCTTTGACATCTACTCTAACCTTGACGGTCACCCATCTGCCTCAATCGTACTACGCCAAAACTATGGCAGTAACGCGAGTGATGTAATTGCAAAGGTAAAATCTACCCTTGAAGACATGAAAAAATCATTCCCGCCGGGGCTTGATTATAAAATTAGCTATGACGTTTCTAAATTCCTTGATGCCTCTATAGAGCAGGTAATTGATACCCTTAGAGATGCGTTTATACTTGTGGCACTGGTAGTGTTTATCTTCCTGGGCGACTGGCGCTCTACGCTTATACCTATATTAGCGGTACCGGTATCGCTGGTGGGTGCGTTCTTTGTAATACAGTTCTTTGGCATTACCATAAACATGGTTACCCTGTTTGCACTTGTACTGGCTATTGGTATTGTGGTAGATGACGCGATTGTGGTCGTCGAGGCGGTACACGCCAAGTTTGAGGAGTTCCCCCACATATCGCCATATCTTGCTGTTAAAAAAGTACTTGGCGAAATTAGTGGTGCCATCATCGCTATTACAGCAGTAATGGTTTCGGTATTCCTTCCTATCTCATTTATGAGTGGTCCTGTGGGTACGTTCTACCGCCAGTTCTCTATCACTATGGCGAGTTCTATTGTAATTTCTGCAATTATTGCACTTACGCTTACACCGGTATTATGTGCCATGCTGCTTAAAAACCACCACGGCCACGAAAAGAAAAAGAACATACTTACTAAAGGCCTTGACCGCTTTAACAAAAGCTTTGATAAACTTACAGGCCGATATGAAAAATTGCTTAAGGTTATTGTTAACCGCAGGGTAGTAACTTTTGGTGTGCTTCTTGCCTTTTGTGCCGGTACGTTCTATGTAAACAAGATACTTCCTTCAGGGTTTATACCAAGTGAAGACCAGGGTACTATCTATGCCATCATCCAGACGCCTCCGGGATCTACGCTTGAAACCACAAACCAGGTTTCTCAAAGGCTACAGAAAATATGTGAGGAGATACCTGGTGTAGAATCGGTAACATCGCTTGCAGGTTACGAGATCATGACCGAAGGCCGTGGATCTAACGCCGGTACCTGTCTTATCAACCTTAAGCCTTGGGATGAAAGGGATAAAAAAGTAACCGAGATCATGGAAGAGCTTGAAGAAAAATCTAAAAACCTTGGTGCTAAGGTAGAGTTCTTTGAACCGCCTGCAATTCCTGGTTTTGGTTCTTCTGGTGGTTTCTCTATGCGTTTGCTTGACAAAAACACAACTACTGACTACCAGGAGTTTGACAAGATTCAAAAAGACTTTATGGATCAACTGGGTAAACGCAAAGAGCTAAGCGGCCTTTTCAGCTTCTTCGCAGCTAACTACCCTCAGTATGAGCTTATCATAGACAATAACCTTGCAATGCAAAAAGGCGTATCTATCGGTAAGGCTATGGAAAACCTTGACATCCTTATAGGTAGTACTTACGAACAGGGCTTTATTAAGTTTGACCGTTTCTTTAAGGTATATGTACAGTCTGACCCTAAATTCAGGAAACTGCCTACAGACATCCTTAACCTGTATGTTAAAAACGACCACGGTGAGATGGTACCTTACTCAGCCTTCATGAAAATGAAGAAGACACAGGGGCCAAACGAGATTACCCGTTACAACATGTACAACTCTGCGGCTATACAGGGTCTGCCTGCAAAAGGCTACACAACTGCCGATGCTATTGCTGCTGTAAAAGAGGTTGCTGTTAAAACACTACCTAAAGGGTATGATATTGCATGGGAAGGACTTTCTTTTGATGAGGCTAACAGGGGTAACGAATCCATCTACATCTTTATGATCGTACTTGCGTTTGTTTACTTTGTACTTGCAGCGCAGTATGAAAGCTTTATTATTCCTCTTGCCGTAATATTATCACTACCTGTGGGTGTATTTGGTTCATTCCTTTTACTACAGCTTATGGGTCTTGAAAATGATATCTATGCACAAATCGGGCTCATCATGCTCGTCGGGCTACTGGGTAAGAACGCGGTACTGATTGTAGAATTTGCGGTGCTCAAGCACCACCAGGGTTCTACCATACTGGAAGCTGCCATAGAAGGTGCTAAAGTACGTTTCCGCCCTATCCTTATGACCTCGTTTGCATTCATTGCCGGTCTTATTCCGCTAATGCTTGCTTCAGGCGCAGGCGCCATTGGTAACAGGACACTGGGTTCTGCGGCGCTTGGTGGTATGCTTTTCGGAACCATTTTCGGTGTAATCATCGTTCCCGGATTGTATTACATTTTTGGATCGATCGCTAACGGCAGGAAACTGATACAGTTTGAAGATGATAGCTCGCTGTCTGAAGAACTGGTGCACCAAATAGATAACTTCTCTAATACCGAAGACAATGAGGCTTAA